The Salinibaculum sp. SYNS191 genome has a window encoding:
- a CDS encoding cation:proton antiporter: protein MAKTLLLEVGVMFAALAIVGLAASRLGLSSIPFYILSGIALNEFVAGRVLSLSVSNSTFVSVGAELGIVFLLFFLGIEFNLERLLADRRRIGTAGLIDFGVNFGVGFGLGWVLFGSLLPALLAAGVVYISSSAIITKTLLDLGWIANPESGPLLGTLVFEDLVIAVYLAVVSALVAGGSDLATAAQSVGIALGFIVLLLALVAVGSPVFERLLDTNVAEYLVVRAVGVTVLVAGVALAVGVSEAVAAFFVGMAFSATSHVQDLERELTGLRDVFAGVFFFWIGLVTDPFLFPDVALLVLAAVAVTTPAKLVSGFYGGRAYGLSDRRSLRVGLAMVTRGEFSLIIATLALTGAGSTLPAGTADTIYAATVGYVLVMSLLGTTLMQFSGAFENLLPGETPALRDGS from the coding sequence ATGGCGAAGACGCTCCTGCTGGAAGTCGGCGTGATGTTCGCGGCGCTGGCCATCGTCGGCCTCGCCGCCAGCCGGCTCGGGCTCTCCTCGATTCCGTTCTACATCCTCTCCGGCATCGCGCTCAACGAGTTCGTCGCCGGGCGCGTCCTCTCGCTGTCGGTGTCGAACTCCACGTTCGTCTCCGTCGGCGCGGAACTGGGCATCGTCTTCTTGCTCTTCTTTCTGGGCATCGAGTTCAACCTGGAGCGCCTGCTGGCCGACCGGCGACGCATCGGCACGGCCGGGCTCATCGACTTCGGCGTCAACTTCGGGGTCGGGTTCGGCCTCGGCTGGGTCCTCTTTGGCTCGCTGCTGCCCGCCCTGCTCGCCGCGGGCGTCGTCTACATCTCCTCGTCGGCCATCATCACGAAGACGCTGCTCGACCTCGGCTGGATTGCCAACCCCGAGAGCGGCCCGCTGCTGGGCACGCTGGTCTTCGAGGACCTCGTCATCGCCGTCTACCTCGCCGTCGTCTCCGCGCTGGTCGCCGGCGGCAGCGACCTCGCCACCGCCGCCCAGTCCGTCGGCATCGCGCTGGGCTTTATCGTCCTCCTGCTGGCCCTCGTCGCCGTCGGCAGTCCCGTCTTCGAGCGCCTGCTCGATACGAACGTCGCGGAGTACCTGGTCGTCCGCGCCGTCGGGGTGACCGTCCTCGTCGCCGGCGTGGCGCTGGCCGTCGGCGTCAGCGAGGCCGTCGCCGCCTTCTTCGTCGGGATGGCCTTCAGCGCCACCAGTCACGTCCAGGACCTGGAGCGGGAACTCACCGGCCTCCGGGACGTCTTCGCCGGCGTCTTCTTCTTCTGGATCGGCCTCGTCACCGACCCGTTCCTGTTCCCCGACGTCGCGCTGCTCGTCCTCGCCGCCGTCGCGGTGACGACGCCGGCAAAGCTCGTCAGCGGCTTCTACGGCGGGCGCGCCTACGGCCTTTCGGACCGCCGCTCGCTGCGGGTCGGGCTGGCGATGGTCACCCGCGGGGAGTTCTCGCTCATCATCGCCACGCTCGCGCTGACCGGTGCGGGGTCGACGCTGCCGGCCGGCACGGCCGACACCATCTACGCCGCGACCGTCGGCTACGTGCTGGTGATGAGTCTGCTGGGCACGACGCTGATGCAGTTCTCGGGCGCGTTCGAGAACCTGCTGCCGGGCGAGACGCCGGCCCTGCGGGACGGGTCCTGA
- the sepF gene encoding cell division protein SepF — MGLMSKILGDSGGTRQTGDYIELEAGDLAVDDVESDRQVRIANIGDKSDVIDIKDAVYDGDIVVADITRHTTKDRTMEHITDELKQVAREVGGDIVQKDDDQLLITPAGVSISRKRLGQ; from the coding sequence ATGGGACTCATGAGCAAAATCCTCGGTGACTCGGGCGGCACCCGTCAGACCGGGGACTACATCGAGCTGGAGGCCGGCGACCTGGCCGTCGACGACGTCGAGTCAGACCGGCAGGTCCGCATCGCGAACATCGGCGACAAGTCCGACGTCATCGACATCAAGGACGCCGTCTACGACGGCGACATCGTCGTCGCGGACATCACGCGCCACACCACCAAGGACCGGACGATGGAGCACATCACGGACGAACTCAAGCAGGTCGCCCGCGAGGTCGGCGGCGACATCGTCCAGAAGGACGACGACCAGCTGCTCATCACGCCAGCGGGCGTGAGCATCAGCCGCAAACGGCTCGGCCAGTGA
- a CDS encoding cation:proton antiporter regulatory subunit, giving the protein MKVYESEVPGVGQKYELELTGDKRLVVVLHHDGRCELFRRDGPDADGQKILDLNGEQANTLGSILEGAFFETVDTQSLSVPLGEDIIEWIDIPDDSPVAGSTLEGCDIRNRTGASVIAVQRGDETVSNPGPDFELAGGDILVAVGTRQEHATLTDVVRGED; this is encoded by the coding sequence ATGAAGGTCTACGAGAGCGAGGTTCCAGGGGTGGGCCAGAAGTACGAACTGGAACTCACCGGTGACAAGCGCCTCGTCGTCGTCCTGCACCACGACGGGCGCTGTGAACTGTTCCGCCGCGACGGGCCGGACGCGGACGGGCAGAAGATTCTCGACCTCAACGGCGAACAGGCGAACACGCTCGGCTCCATCCTGGAAGGGGCCTTCTTCGAGACGGTCGACACGCAGTCGCTGTCGGTGCCGCTGGGCGAGGACATCATCGAGTGGATAGATATTCCCGACGACTCGCCGGTCGCCGGGTCGACGCTGGAAGGCTGTGACATCCGCAACCGGACCGGCGCGTCGGTCATCGCCGTCCAGCGCGGCGACGAGACAGTCTCGAACCCCGGACCGGACTTCGAACTCGCGGGCGGGGACATTCTGGTGGCCGTCGGCACCCGCCAGGAGCACGCCACGCTGACCGACGTCGTCCGTGGCGAGGACTGA